A single region of the Stigmatella erecta genome encodes:
- a CDS encoding protein kinase domain-containing protein, whose product MSGRQIGNRYLLERRIADGGMGTIWVALDAQLQRRVALKLMALGLPASAQARSQFEQEARTIAQLQNPHVVQVHDYGVDGDTPYIVMELLEGEDLETRLGRQGRLPTAAVATLVQQVARALAAAHAAGIVHQDLKPANLFLARVDAEEVVKVLDFGLARLGAGAQAAARPPDKVMGTPRYMSPEQLRGEPHVDHRSDVWSLAVVAYRALTGHFPFSGDMLGEVRRGTPVQVAPPSQALPALGKELDALFVQALEEAPARRFQSALEFSSAFASRVETRRRAAKVLVIDDEPSTEVMMRQRFRKLIREAQYEFLFASDGLEGLAMLRQHPDTDVVLSDINMPNMDGITFLSQVSEVNPLVKVIIVSAYSDMDKIRQVIHRGAFDFLVKPIDFADLEATIAKALRSATELRELVRSTEENQLLRLFVHKSLLERVAPLLPGHGRVLSERDEATVAFMDVPGFVTQARQEHPERALGRLNAVLDVVVPELTGRGGVVDRFIGDAVMVVFRGPQHLSRALEACLAARRQLREMTFRHGEQSAYAQGIRIGLDSGEVLCGSVGTRKLGRLDYTVIGEAVSVAARLALVAAKEQLLITETLRQRLGGTIESVRLEGRTLPGASAELLHDVVGRQEERPSRAADTATVEVKTPKESQESGTLAVHVAKSG is encoded by the coding sequence ATGTCTGGACGCCAGATCGGCAACAGGTACCTCTTGGAGCGGAGGATCGCCGACGGCGGGATGGGCACCATCTGGGTGGCCCTCGACGCGCAGCTCCAGCGCCGGGTGGCGCTCAAGCTGATGGCCCTGGGGCTGCCGGCCTCCGCCCAGGCCCGCTCCCAGTTCGAGCAGGAGGCGCGCACCATCGCCCAGCTCCAGAACCCCCACGTCGTCCAGGTGCACGACTACGGGGTGGACGGGGACACGCCCTACATCGTCATGGAGCTGCTGGAGGGCGAGGACCTGGAGACGCGCCTGGGGCGCCAGGGCCGGCTGCCCACCGCGGCGGTGGCCACGCTGGTGCAGCAGGTGGCGCGCGCGCTGGCCGCGGCGCACGCGGCGGGCATCGTCCACCAGGACCTGAAGCCCGCGAACCTCTTCCTGGCCCGGGTGGACGCCGAGGAGGTGGTGAAGGTGCTGGACTTCGGCCTGGCCCGGCTGGGCGCCGGGGCCCAGGCGGCCGCGCGGCCTCCCGACAAGGTGATGGGCACCCCGCGCTACATGAGCCCCGAGCAGCTCCGGGGCGAGCCCCACGTGGACCACCGCAGTGACGTGTGGTCGCTCGCGGTGGTGGCCTACCGGGCGCTCACCGGCCACTTCCCCTTCTCCGGGGACATGCTCGGCGAGGTGCGCCGGGGCACCCCCGTCCAGGTGGCGCCCCCGTCCCAGGCCCTGCCCGCGCTGGGCAAGGAGCTGGATGCGCTCTTCGTCCAGGCGCTGGAGGAGGCCCCGGCGCGCCGCTTCCAGTCCGCGCTGGAGTTCTCCTCGGCCTTCGCCTCGCGGGTGGAGACGCGCCGCCGGGCCGCCAAGGTGCTCGTCATCGACGACGAGCCGAGCACCGAGGTGATGATGCGCCAGCGCTTCCGCAAGCTGATCCGCGAGGCGCAGTACGAGTTCCTCTTCGCCAGCGACGGGCTGGAGGGGCTGGCCATGTTGCGCCAGCACCCGGACACCGACGTCGTCCTGTCCGACATCAACATGCCGAACATGGACGGCATCACCTTCCTGTCCCAGGTGAGCGAGGTGAACCCGCTGGTCAAGGTCATCATCGTCTCGGCCTACAGCGACATGGACAAGATCCGCCAGGTCATCCACCGCGGGGCCTTCGACTTCCTGGTGAAGCCCATCGACTTCGCGGACCTGGAGGCCACCATCGCCAAGGCGCTGCGCAGCGCCACCGAGCTGCGCGAGCTGGTGCGCTCCACGGAGGAGAACCAGCTGTTGCGGCTGTTCGTGCACAAGAGCCTGCTGGAGCGCGTGGCGCCGCTGTTGCCGGGCCACGGCAGGGTGCTCAGCGAGCGGGACGAGGCCACGGTGGCCTTCATGGACGTGCCGGGCTTCGTGACGCAGGCGCGCCAGGAGCACCCGGAGCGGGCGCTGGGGCGGCTCAACGCCGTGCTGGACGTGGTGGTGCCCGAGCTGACGGGCCGGGGCGGCGTGGTGGACCGGTTCATCGGGGATGCGGTGATGGTGGTGTTCCGCGGCCCCCAGCACCTGAGCCGCGCCCTGGAGGCGTGCCTGGCGGCCCGGCGGCAGCTCCGGGAGATGACCTTCCGCCATGGCGAGCAGTCCGCCTACGCGCAGGGCATCCGCATCGGCCTGGACTCGGGCGAGGTGCTCTGCGGCAGCGTGGGCACCCGGAAGCTGGGCCGCCTGGACTATACCGTCATCGGCGAGGCGGTGAGCGTCGCGGCGCGGCTGGCCCTGGTGGCCGCGAAGGAGCAGCTGCTCATCACCGAGACGCTGCGGCAGCGGCTCGGCGGCACCATCGAGTCCGTGCGGCTGGAAGGCCGGACGCTGCCGGGCGCCTCCGCGGAGCTGCTCCATGACGTGGTGGGCCGGCAGGAGGAGCGCCCCTCGCGGGCGGCCGACACGGCCACCGTGGAGGTGAAGACGCCGAAGGAGTCCCAGGAGTCCGGCACGCTCGCCGTCCACGTCGCGAAATCAGGGTAG
- a CDS encoding M16 family metallopeptidase translates to MRRLFVSASLLTLASCASTPPAAPPSPPPAAEAPAPQDAEAFRQKAPEAGKSPDLVLPTFEKAQLDNGLTVLVATRRQLPLVSVGVAFAAGSAQDPAGAGGTADITYKMLLEGAGGKDTIALDNAFADLGVSPSVGVSPDGAFLGVQVLTGNVPPALALLADVVRKPTFAPKDFERRKQQQLADLVRRLGSPGFLAQQAYLPAVFGEGHPYAHPTGGTPAEVSKLTLAAVQGFYRKQVGPQTTALVLAGDLSKEQAVALAQKYFGDWKGTAVMPPAPPAPPAPPREQVRFVAKPGLEQTVVLVGRPGVAANHPDEEALELATTVFGGFFGSRLNMNLREAKGYTYGAGASSDARLGVGPLTASSSVRANVTGPAVAEVFRELGELRTRPITSRELEAAREGLIRAFPGSFESVSGLSASAAALFYKRLPLDALTRTVDKLEKATPAEVQRVAEAYLDPAAMQLILVGDPTVIQEQVAPLQLGPLTQVDVAGAGRPAPGKAAK, encoded by the coding sequence ATGCGCCGCCTCTTCGTCTCCGCCTCCCTGCTGACGCTGGCCTCGTGCGCCTCCACGCCCCCGGCCGCGCCCCCCTCCCCGCCGCCCGCCGCCGAGGCCCCCGCGCCGCAGGACGCCGAGGCCTTCCGCCAGAAGGCCCCCGAGGCCGGCAAGTCCCCGGACCTGGTGCTGCCCACCTTCGAGAAGGCCCAGCTCGACAATGGCCTGACGGTGCTGGTCGCCACGCGCCGCCAGCTGCCGCTCGTCTCCGTGGGCGTGGCCTTCGCGGCCGGCAGCGCGCAGGACCCCGCAGGCGCCGGGGGCACCGCCGACATCACCTACAAGATGCTGCTGGAGGGGGCCGGCGGAAAGGACACCATCGCCCTGGACAACGCCTTCGCGGACCTGGGCGTGTCCCCCTCGGTGGGCGTCAGCCCGGATGGGGCGTTCCTCGGCGTGCAGGTGCTCACCGGCAACGTGCCGCCGGCGCTCGCGCTGCTGGCGGACGTGGTGCGCAAGCCCACCTTCGCGCCGAAGGACTTCGAGCGGCGCAAGCAGCAGCAGCTCGCGGACCTGGTGCGGCGCCTGGGCTCGCCCGGCTTCCTGGCGCAGCAGGCCTACCTGCCGGCGGTGTTCGGCGAGGGCCACCCCTACGCGCACCCCACCGGCGGCACCCCCGCCGAGGTGTCCAAGCTGACGCTCGCCGCCGTGCAGGGCTTCTACCGCAAGCAGGTGGGCCCCCAGACGACGGCCCTGGTGCTGGCCGGTGACCTCTCCAAGGAGCAGGCCGTGGCGCTGGCCCAGAAGTACTTCGGGGACTGGAAGGGCACCGCGGTGATGCCGCCCGCGCCCCCGGCGCCGCCCGCGCCCCCGCGCGAGCAGGTGCGCTTCGTGGCCAAGCCGGGCCTGGAGCAGACGGTGGTGCTGGTGGGCCGCCCGGGCGTGGCCGCCAACCACCCGGATGAGGAGGCGCTGGAGCTGGCCACCACGGTGTTCGGCGGCTTCTTCGGCAGCCGGTTGAACATGAACCTGCGCGAGGCCAAGGGCTACACGTACGGCGCGGGCGCCAGCTCGGATGCGCGCCTGGGCGTGGGGCCGCTCACGGCCAGCTCCTCGGTGCGCGCGAACGTGACGGGCCCCGCCGTGGCCGAGGTGTTCCGGGAGCTGGGCGAGCTGCGCACCCGGCCCATCACCTCGCGGGAGCTGGAGGCGGCGCGCGAGGGGCTCATCCGCGCCTTCCCCGGCAGCTTCGAGTCAGTGTCCGGCTTGAGCGCCAGCGCCGCGGCGCTCTTCTACAAGCGCCTGCCGCTCGATGCGCTCACCCGCACGGTGGACAAGCTGGAGAAGGCCACCCCCGCCGAGGTGCAGCGCGTGGCCGAGGCCTACCTGGACCCCGCCGCCATGCAGCTCATCCTCGTGGGCGACCCCACCGTCATCCAGGAGCAGGTGGCCCCGCTCCAGCTGGGCCCGCTCACGCAGGTGGATGTGGCGGGCGCGGGCCGCCCCGCCCCGGGCAAGGCGGCGAAGTAG
- a CDS encoding M16 family metallopeptidase produces the protein MKALVAAAALALGLPALAQEAKPPESSRQELAIPYEKYTLPNGLEVLLSVDRKLPIVAVNVWYHVGAYHEVPGRTGFAHLFEHMMFQGSKHVPDDVHIAMLEQLGATDLNGTTNTDRTNYFETVPSNHLETALWLESDRMGYLLDTLSQDKLQTQQEVVKNERRLGTETAPYGIADEKLWHALFPAPHPYHGNVIGSMADLEAATVEDVKEFFRKWYAPSNATLAIVGDFDVEKTKALVEKYFGTLRSAPKPQKPQVAPVKLTREQVIRHEEQVATLPRLSMSWLSPPYLSEGDATADVLGTTLATGKASRLYKRLVLEKQLAQSVSASQQSLGAQSVFSIEVTARPGVSTDTLRKEVDAVLEDVRKNGVTPQEIARARTRYGTLFLGGLQSIGGFGGKADVLQSYNHFTGDPDYLEKDLARYQSVTPEQVKRFAQEQLRPDARAVLHAVPPQQAPAASKENK, from the coding sequence ATGAAAGCCCTCGTTGCCGCCGCCGCCCTCGCGCTCGGACTGCCAGCGCTCGCCCAGGAGGCGAAGCCGCCGGAGTCCAGCCGCCAGGAGCTGGCCATCCCCTATGAGAAGTACACGCTGCCCAACGGCCTGGAGGTGCTGCTCTCCGTGGACCGCAAGCTGCCCATCGTGGCGGTGAACGTCTGGTACCACGTGGGCGCCTACCACGAGGTGCCCGGCCGCACGGGCTTCGCCCACCTCTTCGAGCACATGATGTTCCAGGGCTCCAAGCACGTGCCGGACGATGTCCACATCGCCATGCTCGAGCAGCTGGGCGCCACGGACCTGAACGGCACCACCAACACCGACCGCACCAACTACTTCGAGACGGTGCCCAGCAACCACCTGGAGACCGCGCTCTGGCTGGAGAGCGACCGCATGGGCTACCTGCTGGACACGCTCAGCCAGGACAAGCTCCAGACGCAGCAGGAGGTGGTGAAGAACGAGCGCCGCCTGGGCACCGAGACGGCCCCCTACGGCATCGCCGACGAGAAGCTCTGGCACGCCCTGTTCCCCGCGCCGCACCCCTACCACGGCAACGTCATCGGCTCGATGGCGGACCTGGAGGCGGCCACCGTGGAGGACGTGAAGGAGTTCTTCCGCAAGTGGTACGCGCCCTCCAACGCCACGCTCGCCATCGTCGGGGACTTCGACGTGGAGAAGACCAAGGCCCTGGTGGAGAAGTACTTCGGCACCCTGCGCAGCGCGCCCAAGCCGCAGAAGCCCCAGGTGGCCCCGGTGAAGCTCACGCGCGAGCAGGTCATCCGCCACGAGGAGCAGGTGGCCACGCTGCCCCGGCTCTCCATGTCCTGGCTCAGCCCGCCGTACCTCTCCGAGGGGGATGCCACCGCGGACGTGCTCGGCACGACGCTGGCCACCGGCAAGGCCAGCCGCCTCTACAAGCGGCTGGTGCTCGAGAAGCAGCTCGCCCAGAGCGTGTCCGCCTCCCAGCAGAGCCTGGGCGCCCAGTCCGTCTTCTCCATCGAGGTGACGGCCCGGCCCGGCGTCTCCACCGACACGCTCCGGAAGGAGGTGGACGCGGTGCTGGAGGACGTCCGCAAGAACGGCGTCACCCCGCAGGAGATCGCCCGGGCCCGCACCCGGTACGGCACGCTGTTCCTCGGCGGGTTGCAGTCCATTGGCGGCTTCGGCGGCAAGGCGGACGTGCTGCAGAGCTACAACCACTTCACCGGCGATCCGGACTACCTGGAGAAGGACCTGGCGCGCTACCAGAGCGTGACGCCCGAGCAGGTGAAGCGCTTCGCCCAGGAGCAGCTGCGCCCGGATGCCCGCGCCGTGCTGCACGCCGTGCCCCCGCAGCAGGCCCCCGCCGCCTCGAAGGAGAACAAGTGA
- a CDS encoding alpha/beta fold hydrolase, whose protein sequence is MSVRSLCLPLLAVLSAAPASAQERAPEPLGIAMEGYAYPYPVQFLPLTLEGQDVRMAYMDVKPTGKANGRTVVLLHGKNFFGAYWRTTIQALTGAGYRVVVPDQVGFGKSSKPALPYSFHALAAATKGLLDTLGVKQVAVVGHSMGGMLATRFARLYPEATTHLVLENPIGLEDYRLHVPWQSTEALYQEQLKSTEEGIRKYHRTYYVAWKPEYEEYVRVPARQLQSGEYPRLAWVAAATQQMIYEQPVVYEFPLVERPTLLVIGQEDRTVVGKAKVPPELLPKLGQYPELGKKAAAAFPQATLVPLAHVGHIPHFEAPEKFHPALLGFLGK, encoded by the coding sequence ATGTCCGTCCGGAGCCTCTGCCTGCCGCTGCTCGCCGTGCTGAGCGCCGCCCCCGCGTCCGCGCAGGAGCGGGCGCCGGAGCCGCTGGGTATCGCGATGGAGGGCTATGCCTACCCGTACCCGGTGCAGTTCCTGCCGCTGACGCTGGAGGGGCAGGACGTGCGCATGGCGTACATGGACGTGAAGCCCACGGGGAAAGCCAACGGGCGCACGGTGGTGCTGCTGCACGGGAAGAACTTCTTCGGGGCCTACTGGCGCACCACGATTCAGGCGCTCACGGGCGCGGGCTACCGCGTGGTGGTGCCGGACCAGGTGGGCTTCGGCAAGTCCTCCAAGCCCGCCCTGCCCTACAGCTTCCACGCGCTGGCGGCGGCGACCAAGGGCCTCTTGGACACGCTGGGCGTGAAGCAGGTGGCGGTGGTGGGCCACTCCATGGGGGGCATGCTGGCCACGCGCTTCGCGCGGCTCTACCCGGAGGCCACCACGCACCTGGTGCTGGAGAACCCCATTGGGCTGGAGGACTACCGGCTGCACGTGCCCTGGCAGTCCACCGAGGCGCTGTACCAGGAGCAGCTCAAGAGCACCGAGGAGGGCATCCGCAAGTACCACCGCACCTACTATGTGGCGTGGAAGCCCGAGTATGAGGAGTACGTGCGTGTGCCCGCGCGGCAGCTCCAGAGCGGCGAGTACCCGCGCCTGGCCTGGGTGGCGGCGGCCACGCAGCAGATGATCTACGAGCAGCCCGTGGTGTACGAGTTCCCGCTGGTGGAGCGCCCCACGCTGCTCGTCATCGGCCAGGAGGACCGCACGGTGGTGGGCAAGGCGAAGGTGCCCCCGGAGCTGCTGCCGAAGCTGGGCCAGTACCCGGAGCTGGGCAAGAAGGCGGCGGCCGCCTTCCCCCAGGCCACGCTGGTGCCCCTGGCCCACGTGGGCCACATCCCCCACTTCGAGGCGCCCGAGAAGTTCCACCCCGCGCTGCTGGGCTTCCTGGGGAAGTGA